A region from the Aricia agestis chromosome 12, ilAriAges1.1, whole genome shotgun sequence genome encodes:
- the LOC121732222 gene encoding nudix hydrolase 2-like, which produces MQRTMNLIFTGSMASSPNKLLRWLSSTPSRSSSVVFKFSSDIFKGVTVDTKDLNYEEVQFQNVLNESLNQWKTDGKKCVWFKVNIKNSVYVHILAQKGFNFHHARDDFVMMYKWLPVDIEPNLPPACHTNLGVGALVLNGRNQLLAVSEKNYDYPHWKLPGGYVERGEDIQDAAVREVKEETGVDSAFESLITFRHTHNMIYGNSDIYMLLLMKAVSDEIKQSQREIKNCQWMDIEEYTSHPHVHEFNKLIANRALEYRDKNLKLDLQKKTVKFSKYTREMNFLLLTGYKN; this is translated from the exons ATGCAAAGGACCatgaatttaatatttacagGAAGTATGGCCTCAAGTCCCAATAAGTTACTAAG GTGGCTTTCAAGCACTCCAAGCCGGTCTTCTAGTGTAGTATTTAAGTTTTCAAGTGATATATTCAAGGGTGTTACTGTAGATACAAAGGACTTAAACTATGAGGAGGTTCAgtttcaaaatgtattaaatg AGTCATTAAACCAGTGGAAAACAGACGGGAAAAAATGTGTGTGgtttaaagttaatataaaaaattcagTGTATGTGCATATACTAGCACAG AAAGGTTTTAATTTTCACCATGCCAGAGATGACTTTGTGATGATGTACAAATGGCTGCCAGTAGACATTGAGCCAAACTTACCACCTGCATGTCATACGAATCTTGGAGTCGGTGCCTTGGTGTTGAATGGAAGAAATCAGTTATTGGCAGTCTCTGAGAAGAATTATGATTACCCACATTGGAAGTTACCTGGTGGTTATGTTGAAAGAG gTGAAGACATTCAGGATGCAGCAGTGAGAGAAGTAAAAGAAGAGACAGGAGTGGATTCAGCTTTTGAATCATTAATAACATTCAGACATACACACAATATGATATACGGCAATTCCGATATTTACATGTTGCTACTGATGAAAGCTGTATCCGACGAAATAAAACAATCACAGAGAGAGATCAAGAATTGCCAATGGATGGATATTGAAGAGTACACCTCACATCCACATGTTcatgaatttaataaattaattgctAATAGGGCTCTGGAATACAGggacaaaaatcttaaattggATTTGCAAAAGAAAACTGTAAAGTTTTCTAAGTATACTCGCGAAATgaactttttattattaactggTTATAAAAATTAG